Sequence from the Candidatus Saccharibacteria bacterium oral taxon 488 genome:
TGGCCTGACTGGCCTAGCGGTTGTGTCGGGGCGGCGCAGCATCGGCTTTGAAGAGCGGCGGCGACTGGATCTTTATTATGTACAAAACTGGAGTTTGTGGCTGGATATCACCATCCTCCTCAAGACCTGCCTGGTCATCTTTAAGAAGGAGTCTTGATGCGCACCCAGCCGACCATCGCGATCGTTCACGACTGGTTGTATGGCGGTGGTGCTGAGCAAGTTGTTTTGGCGCTACACCAGCTCTATCCTGACGCCCCGATTTATACCTCGTACTGCTCCCGAACGTGGCGAAAAAAACTTGATAACAAGGTGGTGACTGGTTATTTGCAGCATTGGCCATTTGCCCAGCTCAGGCGACTACTGCCGGTGCTCAGGCAGCGGTGGTTTGCGCGGCTGGATCTCGGGCAATTTGATATTATTATTTCTAGCTCTGGTAACGGCGAGGCCAAGTTTATCCGAACCACCCGTCCCGATCAACGACATATCTGTTATTGTCATACGCCAACACATTTTTATTGGCGGCACTATCAGGAATACCTGCGTCGGCCGAGCTTTCGGCCGCGGTGGCTGGCGCGACTGGGCCTGCGGCTGCTGGTCCGACATCTCAGGCGGCGTGATTATCAGGCGGCGCAGCGGGTTGATGTCTTTTTAGCCAATTCCACCGCCATTCAGGCTGATGTCAAGCAGTTTTATGACCGAGACAGCATCGTCGTCTTTCCGCCGGTGCAAACAACCAGCTTTATGGCACTCGCAAAAACCCGGCCGCGCTCCGTGACGCTACCCGACCGACCGCGCTGCCTGGTGTGGGGGCGACTGGTGCCGATGAAGCGGCTGGATTTGGTGATTCGGGCCTGTCAGCAGCTTGGTTGGCCGCTGGACATCATGGGCGATGGGCCTGATCGCGAGCAGCTGGAGAAGCTGGCGGGCGAATCGACGCGCTTTCTTGGCTACGTCAGTGACGAGACCCGGGCTGCCGCCATCCAACAAGCCGACCTATTCATCTTTACCGCCCACGAAGATTTTGGCGTCGCACCAGTTGAAGCCTTGGCCGCTGGACTGCCAGTGGTAGCATATCAAGCTGGTGGCGCACTGGACTATATCAACCCTGGTAAGAACGGCTGGTTTTTCGCCGAACAAACCGTTGAGAGCTTGGTGGCAACGCTCCAAACACTGCCCGACCAGCGAGTCTCGCCGCGAGCCATCGCCACCTCCGCTAAACCATTTGCCGAACATGCCTTTACGACTGCCATAAAGAAAATTGTAACCAACGAAAGGAGGGGCGCTCATGCGCATCGCCATTGATGCTCGGACGCTACGGACGAGCACCGGCCGTTACGTCGAACGGCTGATTCATTATCTACAAAAAATTGATAACAGGAATGACTATATTATCTTACTCAAGCCAAAGGATATGGACGGCTGGCAGGCCGACAACCCACGCTTTCAGAAAGTCACCTGTCCATTTGCTGAATTTTCGTTTGCCGAGCAACGAGGTTTTAAGAAACAGCTGGAGGAGCTGCGCCCAGATCTCGTGCATTTTGCAATGGTTCAGCAGCCCGTGTGGTACCGGGCCAGCCCGGTCGTCACCACCATGCAAGACCTGACCACCGTTCGGTTCAACAACCCCGACAAGAACCCGATGGTCTTTTGGGTGAAGCAGCAAATTTATAAATGGGTCAACAAAAAAGTCGCCAGAAAGTCGGCTCATATCATCACCATCTCTGACTTTGTCAAGCGTGACTTGGTGGATTTTACCGGAGTCAGTCCAGATAAGATTACCGTGACGCTTGAGTCCGCCGACGAGCTACCAAAGGGCAATGATCCGGTCAAGGAGCTGGTTGGAAAAAAGTTCATCATGTATATCGGCCGGCCGACACCACATAAAAATCTGCGGCGACTAATTGACGCATTTGAATTATTGCAACAAAAGCACCCCGAGCTGACACTGGCGCTGGCTGGCAAAAAGGACGGCAACTACGCTCGCCACGAAGCGTACGTTACTGAACACGGCCTTACAAATGTCGTCTTCACCGGTTTTGTGTCGGACGAGCAACTGCGCTGGATGTACGAGCATACGGCTGTGTATTGCTTCCCATCGCTGAGCGAAGGTTTTGGCCTGCCGGGTCTCGAAGCCATGCTGCACGGCGCGCCGGTCGCTTCAAGCACCGCCACTTGCCTGCCGGAAACGCATGGCGAGGCGGCTCACTACTTTGATCCGTATAGCGTTGAGGACATAGCGCGGGCAATTGACGAACTTCTGACTGACGAGAAGCGACGTCGTGACCTCATCAAGAAGGGTAAACAGCACGTCAAAACTTTCTCGTGGCAGCGAATGGCTGAGCAGACATTGGCGGTGTATGAGCGATACGGCCGCAAAGACACCAACTCATAGCGGATGATTCTAGCTTATCCACACTAGACACTTACGTCCATGACCATAGTTCTTAGGTCGCGGCTCGGCTGCTGGGTTATTTTTGCAACTGCTTCGCGATATCGCCACACTTGGCGGCCACATCCCGCCGCGCCACCAGCACACCGTCTGGCGTGTTGACCACCACTACATTGTCAAGGCCGATCACCGCCACCGGCTTGTCTGGCTGCTCATTACGAATATAGGTATTGGCGACGTCGATGGTATGAATGTTGTCACCATATGCGTAATTGCCCGCCTCGTCCTTGGCGACCGCATCATGTAGATCCTTGAAATTACCGATGTCCATCCAGTCAAAGCTGGCTGATACCATAGCCAGCTGATGAGCTTTTTCGATCAAGGCGATGTCGATAACTTGATTATCTAGCGCCAGGTACGCGTGATTGTAAGCCTCGCTACCAAAGTCAGCAATTGACGCTAACGTCTGGTAATTTGACCACAGATCTGGGGCACTCCGCTGCATTTCATTCATAAAAACGTCAACTGAGCCAACAAAGTAGCCGCAATTCCACAGATAATTTCCCGACTCAACATACTGCTTCGCCGTCTCGTAATCAGGTTTTTCCTTGAACGACTCGACATTATAGACGCCCGCTT
This genomic interval carries:
- a CDS encoding glycosyltransferase; this encodes MRIAIDARTLRTSTGRYVERLIHYLQKIDNRNDYIILLKPKDMDGWQADNPRFQKVTCPFAEFSFAEQRGFKKQLEELRPDLVHFAMVQQPVWYRASPVVTTMQDLTTVRFNNPDKNPMVFWVKQQIYKWVNKKVARKSAHIITISDFVKRDLVDFTGVSPDKITVTLESADELPKGNDPVKELVGKKFIMYIGRPTPHKNLRRLIDAFELLQQKHPELTLALAGKKDGNYARHEAYVTEHGLTNVVFTGFVSDEQLRWMYEHTAVYCFPSLSEGFGLPGLEAMLHGAPVASSTATCLPETHGEAAHYFDPYSVEDIARAIDELLTDEKRRRDLIKKGKQHVKTFSWQRMAEQTLAVYERYGRKDTNS
- a CDS encoding NTP transferase domain-containing protein; this translates as MIAVIIAGGSGTRLWPLSTSTQPKQLLALTSERTMVQQAYDRARKLGDTIYVVTEASHAGALRAQLPELPDEAFLIEPGRRGTAHCIVLALDYINRHHNRTEPIAFIHSDHNVRDTQGFAHSFDTAARISRERGCITLIGIEPTFPSTGFGYIQRDGVIDAQAGVYNVESFKEKPDYETAKQYVESGNYLWNCGYFVGSVDVFMNEMQRSAPDLWSNYQTLASIADFGSEAYNHAYLALDNQVIDIALIEKAHQLAMVSASFDWMDIGNFKDLHDAVAKDEAGNYAYGDNIHTIDVANTYIRNEQPDKPVAVIGLDNVVVVNTPDGVLVARRDVAAKCGDIAKQLQK
- a CDS encoding glycosyltransferase, yielding MRTQPTIAIVHDWLYGGGAEQVVLALHQLYPDAPIYTSYCSRTWRKKLDNKVVTGYLQHWPFAQLRRLLPVLRQRWFARLDLGQFDIIISSSGNGEAKFIRTTRPDQRHICYCHTPTHFYWRHYQEYLRRPSFRPRWLARLGLRLLVRHLRRRDYQAAQRVDVFLANSTAIQADVKQFYDRDSIVVFPPVQTTSFMALAKTRPRSVTLPDRPRCLVWGRLVPMKRLDLVIRACQQLGWPLDIMGDGPDREQLEKLAGESTRFLGYVSDETRAAAIQQADLFIFTAHEDFGVAPVEALAAGLPVVAYQAGGALDYINPGKNGWFFAEQTVESLVATLQTLPDQRVSPRAIATSAKPFAEHAFTTAIKKIVTNERRGAHAHRH